In one Rutidosis leptorrhynchoides isolate AG116_Rl617_1_P2 chromosome 8, CSIRO_AGI_Rlap_v1, whole genome shotgun sequence genomic region, the following are encoded:
- the LOC139864536 gene encoding F-box/FBD/LRR-repeat protein At1g13570-like, with translation MPGFFGIGLQDHLAEMEPSSFSSDIISGLPQNIIETILCLVPIRDAVRTSILAKKWRNSWNKIPKLVFNEDDMFDNSEEKSVLLLHEGSILEFSLSMNADDNCIEIGQIITYLSRKNTVKKLTLAFDGDSTYDLPRLTSFFLNSIQTPEEEVIDFVSKSPLLKSFSMKHSWWFTCDSMWKLLAYIPAIEYLYLFSVALRFDDDESCLPELPTPLVHLKYAHLVDEYLTSSEGLPFVVFLIKNSPNLEKLKLESSCFFPGISGIDPLTVKEYSDIWLKHLKELELSFVANKMPNLEVLKLIMARSPMLKEVNILIGYEIDKDEETEMLRVLSDTQRASGMVKINVERLAAPESSTEDDEDPESSTDNEDPESSTDDEYFDIYEDDDLLKYHLYLGGN, from the exons ATGCCTG GATTTTTTGGTATTGGTCTCCAAGATCATCTTGCTGAGATGGAACCTAGTTCTTTCTCTTCAGATATAATCAGCGGCCTCCCTCAAAACATAATAGAAACCATTCTTTGTCTTGTACCGATAAGAGATGCAGTCAGGACGAGCATCCTTGCAAAGAAATGGAGAAATAGTTGGAACAAAATTCCTAAACTTGTGTTTAACGAGGACGATATGTTTGATAATTCAGAAGAAAAAAGT GTTCTGTTATTACATGAGGGTTCGATACTCGAGTTCTCCCTTTCCATGAATGCCGATGACAATTGTATTGAAATCGGCCAAATTATTACTTATTTGTCGAGGAAGAATACTGTTAAGAAGTTGACACTTGCGTTTGATGGTGACAGCACATATGATTTACCCAG GCTTACAAGCTTTTTCCTCAACTCTATACAGACTCCTGAAGAAGAGGTTATAGATTTTGTATCCAAATCTCCATTACTAAAGAGTTTCAGTATG AAACATAGTTGGTGGTTTACTTGTGATTCGATGTGGAAGCTACTTGCTTATATACCTGCAATTGAATATCTGTATCTTTTCAGTGTGGCCCTACGGTTCGATGACGATGAG TCTTGTTTGCCAGAGCTTCCGACCCCGTTAGTCCACCTCAAATACGCACATTTAGTTGATGAATATTTAACCTCTTCAGAAGGGTTGCCTTTCGTTGTTTTCTTGATCAAGAACTCGCCAAACTTGGAAAAGCTTAAACTAGAG AGTTCTTGTTTCTTTCCAGGAATATCCGGGATAGACCCTCTTACGGTGAAAGAATATTCGGATATTTGGCTGAAGCATTTGAAGGAATTGGAGTTGTCGTTTGTTGCTAACAAGATGCCCAATTTGGAGGTTTTGAAGCTGATAATGGCCAGGTCACCTATGCTAAAGGAGGTGAATATACTCATTGGCTATGAAATCGACAAGGATGAAGAGACAGAGATGTTAAGAGTTCTATCAGACACCCAACGAGCATCAGGTATGGTAAAAATCAATGTTGAGCGTTTAGCTGCTCCCGAAAGTTCTACGGAAGATGATGAAGATCCTGAAAGTTCTACGGATAATGAAGATCCTGAAAGTTCTACGGATGATGAATATTTTGATATCTATGAAGATGATGATCTGTTAAAGTATCACTTATATCTTGGTGGCAATTAG